In a genomic window of Candidatus Bathyarchaeota archaeon:
- a CDS encoding glycosyltransferase — protein sequence MVILLAVWIIVGLLFFGVPGSYFLYMKKRSVASWNLNINADYVPSTAVLIPVFNEEKIIRLKLENLAKVTYPKDKMEIIIVNDCSSDGTLSEVNRYIAANPLPKITVFDSKVHLGKTACLNKALKTVTAEVVILSDADCFWPHDILNKALTYLSDPNVGAITGREFLLNPTATWVTLGEQFYDQNIQAIRIGESKVHSTLFFQGGFAAFKRSILEEFNHATDDSGTALDIIQKNQRALLIPDTGFFTLSPTVYRNKISIKIRRASHLQKLCARCLKLFLQGKLAFPKRIALPEIYLHIFSPLFLVAFLILSVAVMVMYPSLGGILILGVAVLLVVKKTRTTALELLQNNLILLTALTSFILNRKFRAWRPIEESRFGLNEQLLREQKLI from the coding sequence TTGGTTATTCTTCTTGCAGTTTGGATAATTGTGGGGCTACTGTTTTTCGGTGTTCCCGGTAGCTACTTTCTGTACATGAAGAAACGCTCCGTCGCATCTTGGAACCTGAACATAAACGCTGACTATGTGCCCTCAACTGCCGTTTTAATTCCTGTGTTTAATGAAGAAAAAATTATTCGGCTAAAACTTGAGAACCTCGCCAAAGTCACCTATCCCAAAGATAAAATGGAAATAATCATAGTCAACGACTGCTCAAGCGACGGCACCCTAAGCGAAGTTAACCGCTACATCGCGGCTAATCCCCTGCCTAAAATCACGGTTTTTGACAGCAAAGTTCACCTTGGCAAAACCGCATGCTTAAACAAAGCCCTCAAAACCGTAACCGCCGAAGTGGTGATTCTCTCGGACGCTGACTGCTTTTGGCCTCATGACATACTAAACAAAGCCCTCACTTACCTCTCCGATCCCAACGTTGGCGCTATCACTGGCAGGGAGTTTTTGCTTAACCCCACAGCCACATGGGTAACGTTGGGCGAACAATTCTATGACCAAAACATCCAAGCGATAAGAATCGGCGAATCCAAAGTGCACTCTACCCTCTTCTTTCAGGGCGGGTTTGCAGCATTCAAACGCAGCATCCTCGAAGAATTTAACCATGCGACCGATGACTCAGGAACTGCGCTGGATATTATCCAGAAAAACCAACGTGCACTCCTCATACCTGACACGGGGTTTTTCACGCTTAGCCCCACTGTTTATCGAAACAAAATCTCCATAAAAATTCGCCGCGCAAGCCATCTCCAGAAACTCTGTGCAAGATGCCTGAAGCTGTTTTTGCAGGGTAAGTTAGCGTTTCCCAAACGCATTGCGCTTCCAGAGATTTATCTTCACATTTTTAGTCCACTGTTTTTGGTTGCGTTTCTTATTTTGTCGGTTGCAGTTATGGTTATGTATCCATCGCTTGGGGGCATCTTGATTTTGGGTGTTGCTGTGTTGCTGGTTGTTAAGAAGACCCGTACAACCGCGTTAGAGTTGCTTCAGAATAATTTGATTTTGTTGACGGCGCTTACCTCTTTTATTCTGAATCGGAAGTTTAGGGCTTGGAGACCAATTGAGGAGTCACGGTTTGGGTTAAATGAGCAGTTGCTGAGGGAGCAAAAACTGATTTGA
- a CDS encoding glycosyltransferase yields the protein MQSITVTVGLCVKNASTLIKKALNSLIAQTFPPQELEVILVDGNSSDDTLTIAQKMLKTTAFRVRMLKENSGLGFARQIVVEQARGKYIVWLDADMTLPRDYVANQVHYMETHSNVAIAAGRYNVHIGYGFVADMENIVYAVDSLYGQQTNSKLGYLPGAEGAIYRVEAVRGVGGFDTAINGAAEDTEVAFRVRASGWELATTEEKFTESTRMSWLSLWNQYVWYGRGAHYIFHKDPDSVIVWKLTPLGGFMAGILRCPWAYLMTHKKSFFLLPVHYTYKRFAWLFGFCGAHLNGYGHNPEKLADQP from the coding sequence TTGCAGTCGATTACAGTTACAGTGGGGTTATGCGTCAAAAACGCCTCAACCCTCATAAAAAAAGCGCTAAACAGCCTCATAGCCCAAACCTTTCCGCCACAAGAGTTGGAGGTTATCCTGGTTGATGGTAACAGTAGCGACGACACCCTTACAATCGCCCAAAAAATGTTGAAGACCACCGCGTTTAGGGTTCGGATGCTTAAGGAAAACAGCGGCCTCGGGTTTGCCCGCCAAATAGTTGTAGAGCAAGCCCGCGGCAAATACATCGTTTGGCTTGACGCTGATATGACGCTGCCCAGAGATTACGTCGCCAACCAAGTTCACTATATGGAAACCCACTCCAATGTTGCCATCGCAGCGGGCAGATACAACGTCCACATCGGATACGGTTTTGTCGCAGACATGGAAAATATCGTGTACGCCGTGGACTCCCTGTATGGGCAACAGACGAATTCAAAGCTGGGATATTTGCCTGGTGCAGAGGGCGCGATTTATCGGGTGGAGGCCGTGCGTGGCGTCGGAGGCTTTGACACTGCCATCAATGGAGCCGCAGAAGACACTGAAGTGGCGTTCCGAGTTCGAGCCAGCGGATGGGAACTGGCAACAACTGAAGAAAAATTCACTGAATCCACGCGGATGTCATGGCTTTCGCTCTGGAATCAATATGTCTGGTATGGACGTGGAGCCCACTACATCTTTCACAAGGATCCCGACTCAGTGATTGTTTGGAAGTTGACGCCGCTGGGCGGTTTCATGGCTGGAATTTTGCGGTGCCCCTGGGCGTATCTAATGACGCATAAAAAGTCTTTTTTTCTTTTACCAGTGCATTATACGTATAAGCGGTTTGCGTGGCTTTTTGGGTTCTGTGGCGCGCACCTCAACGGGTATGGACATAATCCTGAGAAGTTAGCTGATCAACCATGA
- a CDS encoding glycosyltransferase has protein sequence MTFQVTVGICVRNGEAMLTNAVESILDQTFTAEQVQIIFVDDGSQDQTPKIIQKYAQALGDRVKAIKTPKMGLGHARNLILKEANSKYVLFVDADEILTANYIQTQLAVLDENRDVAITAGIFKTVPGNLMLNLEVAPYIVNQKIYGKPKPLLLKNDKLIGTGGTCFRTEALQQVHGFDESIRGAGEDTDLILRILSAGWKIKPNTAELYEFHGGLSKPRDLLKKYYWYGYGSQKSYLQTRGAFSLAGMSPMAGFFSGLFYSFVAYRFLRQKQVFLLPLHFGLKLTAWTFGFMNGQLHAGKNEF, from the coding sequence ATGACGTTCCAGGTCACCGTCGGCATCTGCGTACGAAACGGTGAAGCTATGCTAACCAACGCCGTGGAAAGTATCCTTGACCAAACCTTCACAGCCGAGCAAGTTCAGATTATATTTGTCGATGACGGCAGCCAAGATCAAACCCCCAAAATCATCCAAAAATACGCCCAAGCCTTGGGAGACCGCGTTAAAGCGATTAAGACGCCAAAGATGGGACTGGGGCACGCCCGAAACCTTATACTCAAAGAAGCCAACAGCAAATACGTCCTCTTCGTGGACGCAGACGAAATCCTCACCGCAAACTACATCCAAACCCAACTCGCGGTGCTTGACGAAAACCGCGACGTCGCAATAACCGCAGGCATCTTCAAAACGGTCCCAGGCAACCTCATGCTAAACCTCGAAGTTGCCCCCTACATTGTAAACCAAAAAATCTACGGCAAACCCAAACCACTCCTACTAAAAAACGATAAACTCATAGGCACAGGCGGCACCTGCTTCCGTACTGAGGCGCTTCAGCAAGTTCACGGTTTCGATGAATCAATCCGTGGCGCAGGCGAAGACACCGACCTTATTTTACGTATATTAAGTGCAGGCTGGAAAATTAAGCCCAACACCGCGGAACTATACGAGTTTCATGGCGGCTTATCTAAACCCCGTGACCTCCTCAAAAAATACTACTGGTATGGTTACGGTTCCCAGAAGAGTTATCTGCAGACTCGTGGCGCGTTTAGTTTGGCTGGTATGTCGCCGATGGCGGGGTTTTTTTCGGGACTGTTTTATTCTTTTGTGGCGTATCGGTTTTTGCGGCAGAAACAGGTGTTTTTGTTGCCCCTGCATTTTGGGTTAAAATTGACTGCGTGGACTTTTGGGTTTATGAATGGGCAGCTTCATGCTGGAAAAAATGAGTTTTAA
- a CDS encoding glycoside hydrolase family 5 protein, protein MKTTKIRNTLHILSAKKLSKPLVACLTAIFVISMISAIATVPETNATVSASMALHTSGSQILDANGNVVYLRGVGLAGFAPDLILWDPSSSDSWAVQWNYSPTSTMDATFAAMQSEWHINMIRVFILPSWYYQDNIVPAQEDGSYSSKTTAISTRAYLQTLCEEAGKYGIYVDIVPYQLTPYAGSFGGDTYASPNMAGAQGLPMLGWDSAGQSFLNNAGYAGNEQAFWAWFWSDMATTLKDYPNAIFEAWNEPQLGSDVDAIPAAYMTYLQTMYNAIRGTGSTNIIMMQWHMGWMPNGYGSTLGWANQIDDAINPTNLVYTTHFYYHAPSDLTAYWATDYNTLKTQIQTGIDGMGVVAPLVINEEGSCLVASSNYQADYTWWQNLVLAQRDLGIGAGAYYWLSDAGLGGVYSGESLLSTGVGYTPNTMGQAYINAYNGPTVTVTPTPTATPTPTQTPTPTETPTPTATPTTEPTATPTPTPEPTTTPTPTPDNQTQTDQPTQPPTSDSNGNNQPYQHYYHRFWFMRFYWHHYHMWFHGC, encoded by the coding sequence ATGAAAACAACAAAAATACGCAATACTCTGCATATCCTTAGCGCCAAAAAGCTCTCCAAGCCACTCGTCGCCTGTCTCACAGCAATCTTTGTCATAAGCATGATTTCAGCAATCGCAACCGTACCCGAAACCAACGCTACAGTCTCAGCATCCATGGCGCTCCACACGTCAGGATCACAGATCCTTGACGCCAACGGAAACGTCGTTTACCTTCGCGGCGTAGGCCTCGCAGGATTCGCCCCAGACCTAATCCTTTGGGACCCTAGCAGCAGTGACAGTTGGGCTGTCCAATGGAACTATAGCCCAACCTCCACGATGGACGCAACCTTCGCAGCAATGCAGTCAGAATGGCACATAAACATGATTCGCGTCTTTATCCTACCCAGCTGGTATTACCAAGATAACATTGTCCCCGCACAAGAAGACGGCAGCTACTCATCAAAAACCACAGCTATCAGCACCCGCGCCTACCTCCAAACGCTCTGCGAAGAAGCAGGCAAATACGGCATCTATGTCGACATCGTCCCCTACCAGCTTACTCCATACGCTGGGTCATTCGGCGGAGACACTTATGCATCACCAAACATGGCTGGTGCCCAAGGTCTGCCAATGTTGGGCTGGGACAGCGCAGGTCAAAGCTTCCTCAACAACGCAGGCTACGCAGGCAACGAACAAGCCTTCTGGGCATGGTTCTGGAGCGACATGGCAACCACACTCAAAGACTATCCCAACGCAATCTTTGAAGCATGGAACGAACCACAATTAGGCAGTGACGTTGACGCAATTCCAGCAGCATACATGACCTACCTTCAGACTATGTACAATGCAATCCGTGGTACAGGTTCAACAAACATCATCATGATGCAATGGCACATGGGCTGGATGCCAAACGGCTACGGCTCAACTCTTGGCTGGGCAAACCAAATCGACGACGCAATCAACCCAACAAACCTCGTCTACACCACACACTTCTACTATCACGCACCAAGCGACTTAACAGCATACTGGGCAACCGACTACAACACACTCAAAACACAGATACAAACTGGCATTGACGGCATGGGCGTTGTTGCTCCACTTGTCATCAACGAAGAAGGCTCCTGCTTAGTAGCATCAAGCAACTATCAGGCCGACTACACTTGGTGGCAAAACCTCGTCTTAGCACAACGCGACTTAGGCATAGGCGCAGGCGCATACTACTGGCTCAGCGACGCAGGCTTAGGCGGCGTCTACTCAGGCGAATCTTTACTCTCCACTGGCGTAGGTTACACACCCAACACAATGGGTCAAGCCTACATCAACGCATACAACGGTCCAACCGTTACTGTAACACCGACACCTACCGCGACACCAACCCCAACTCAGACGCCTACACCCACTGAGACTCCAACACCCACAGCTACTCCAACAACTGAACCAACCGCTACACCCACCCCGACACCTGAACCAACAACCACCCCAACACCAACCCCTGATAACCAAACCCAAACTGACCAACCAACCCAACCACCAACCTCAGACTCTAACGGCAACAACCAACCATACCAACACTACTACCACAGATTCTGGTTCATGCGCTTCTACTGGCACCACTACCACATGTGGTTCCACGGCTGCTAA
- a CDS encoding class I SAM-dependent methyltransferase: MTTETGVLGRIGPFLNYKFKNQFFWNHYYNQIEHAKIKERVNCTPQIAAEITCSLKQNQIRIKPYVIDVEDYRHYLNQANYSQYIHYYKAGKAPNFPEKSLEHYIAAKLLNLNQGDVYVDIANGESPTPEIYRSIYGCDSYRQDLIYPDGLHGKTIGGDACNLPTADGFFSKIGMHCSFEHFEHDADIRFIKEANRVLRSHGRLCIVPLYLFREYAIQTNPVCIPKGFDFEMEARLFCVRQWQVYHSRFYDVPRLLERVQSNLGNLDLTIYEVANAKDVDPSCYVQFAAVLEKK, from the coding sequence ATGACAACGGAAACAGGCGTTTTAGGACGAATCGGGCCCTTCCTAAACTACAAATTCAAAAATCAATTTTTTTGGAACCACTACTACAACCAAATCGAACATGCCAAAATTAAAGAACGCGTAAACTGTACACCTCAGATAGCCGCAGAAATCACCTGTTCTCTCAAACAGAACCAAATCAGAATAAAACCCTACGTCATCGACGTAGAGGATTACCGCCACTACCTCAACCAAGCAAACTACAGCCAATACATCCACTACTACAAAGCGGGCAAAGCACCCAACTTCCCTGAGAAATCCCTCGAACACTACATAGCCGCCAAACTCCTTAACCTCAACCAAGGTGACGTCTACGTGGATATAGCCAACGGCGAATCCCCCACCCCAGAAATCTACCGCAGCATCTACGGCTGTGATTCCTACCGCCAAGACCTCATATACCCAGATGGGCTGCATGGCAAAACCATCGGTGGAGATGCCTGCAACCTCCCCACAGCAGATGGCTTCTTCTCAAAAATCGGTATGCACTGTTCCTTTGAACACTTTGAACACGACGCTGACATTCGGTTCATAAAAGAAGCCAACCGAGTTCTACGCAGCCACGGTCGCCTCTGCATCGTGCCCCTCTACTTGTTTAGAGAATACGCGATTCAAACTAACCCCGTTTGTATCCCAAAGGGCTTTGACTTTGAAATGGAAGCACGACTCTTCTGCGTTAGGCAGTGGCAAGTTTATCACTCCCGATTCTATGATGTGCCTCGCCTGCTTGAGCGGGTACAAAGCAACCTAGGCAACTTAGACCTGACCATCTATGAGGTTGCCAACGCCAAAGACGTTGACCCCTCCTGTTATGTACAGTTTGCTGCGGTTCTAGAAAAAAAATAG
- a CDS encoding glycosyltransferase, producing MKVGVFCPTLNVYGGGEFVAVALANALAQNNHEVIIFANQAVDSKAIKHYFGETLCAKIQAIVQPTYFNPRELADFYQTIIHSYIAKSKCNLFLDAFSNCVFPWTDISYIHYPYLNQHAFTKKFPYLTNPRIMQAGTVPHVVLEKNLVKYDSRLVLANSYYTAQEIQQYSEKTVEVLYPPFSSAISKIGKDADKNPEEKLVVTVSRLEYNKQLERIPYIAAQTNPDIQFAIVGRLYHKETLQNLQILTRKLNLEDRVHFYPNASAEQKISLLKQAKVYLHPMEGEHFGISIVEAMALGCLPIVHNSGGMKEFVPPQYRYESIREAAEKINCAMAVWMARDAEDMKRIADQFSLENFSRRFMALFNRYFD from the coding sequence GTGAAGGTCGGCGTTTTTTGTCCCACCCTGAACGTTTACGGCGGCGGCGAATTTGTTGCAGTAGCCCTCGCCAACGCCTTAGCCCAAAACAACCACGAGGTAATAATCTTCGCGAACCAAGCCGTGGACTCAAAAGCAATCAAACACTACTTCGGCGAAACTCTCTGTGCAAAAATCCAAGCCATAGTGCAACCCACGTACTTCAACCCCCGAGAACTCGCCGACTTCTACCAAACTATCATCCACTCCTACATTGCCAAATCCAAATGCAACCTTTTCCTCGACGCCTTCTCCAACTGCGTTTTCCCCTGGACCGACATCAGCTACATCCACTACCCCTACCTAAACCAACACGCCTTCACCAAAAAATTTCCCTACCTCACCAATCCCCGCATCATGCAAGCCGGCACCGTTCCCCATGTGGTCCTCGAAAAAAACCTTGTCAAATATGATTCGCGTCTGGTGTTAGCAAACAGCTACTACACCGCCCAAGAAATTCAGCAATACTCAGAGAAAACCGTCGAGGTGCTCTATCCCCCGTTTTCATCCGCCATATCCAAGATCGGCAAAGACGCCGACAAGAACCCGGAGGAGAAGCTTGTGGTGACGGTTTCACGCTTAGAATACAACAAACAGCTTGAACGCATACCCTACATCGCAGCCCAAACAAACCCCGACATCCAGTTCGCCATAGTCGGGCGCCTCTACCATAAAGAAACCCTCCAAAACCTGCAAATCTTAACCCGCAAGCTGAACTTAGAAGACCGCGTCCACTTTTACCCCAACGCCTCCGCCGAACAAAAAATCAGCCTACTCAAACAGGCGAAGGTGTATTTGCATCCTATGGAAGGCGAACATTTCGGTATCTCAATTGTGGAGGCTATGGCGTTGGGTTGTTTGCCGATTGTGCATAATTCGGGCGGCATGAAAGAATTCGTTCCCCCACAGTACCGCTATGAGAGCATCCGAGAAGCTGCAGAAAAAATCAACTGTGCCATGGCGGTTTGGATGGCGCGGGATGCGGAGGATATGAAGCGAATCGCGGATCAGTTTTCGCTGGAGAATTTCTCTCGGCGGTTTATGGCTCTTTTTAACCGATACTTCGATTAG
- a CDS encoding acyltransferase, with amino-acid sequence MGPNSKLVLNGAVNVAQGASIIVLGGATLEFGDGVFVNCDTSILCGKNIKIGDHTELSWGVEVCDTDHHRIIREGSSESAPIEIGRGVLVGRRSMIMKGVTVGDGAVVAAGAVVTRDVPAASLAAGVPARVIKQNIQWQ; translated from the coding sequence ATGGGTCCCAACAGTAAACTTGTACTCAACGGAGCCGTCAACGTCGCCCAAGGCGCATCCATCATCGTGCTAGGCGGCGCCACCCTTGAATTCGGAGACGGCGTATTTGTCAACTGCGACACGTCGATTCTGTGTGGAAAAAACATCAAAATCGGCGACCACACCGAGCTCTCATGGGGCGTTGAAGTCTGCGATACCGACCACCATCGCATCATCCGCGAGGGTTCCTCCGAGTCGGCGCCGATTGAGATTGGGCGAGGCGTATTGGTGGGTCGCCGCAGCATGATTATGAAGGGCGTAACCGTTGGGGACGGCGCCGTGGTTGCTGCGGGTGCCGTTGTCACGCGGGATGTTCCAGCGGCGTCTTTGGCGGCCGGTGTCCCTGCGCGGGTAATCAAGCAAAATATCCAGTGGCAATAG
- a CDS encoding glycosyltransferase family 4 protein, translating to MNVCHVWDRFWPIDIGGLERYILWLTSYLAKTQAINFSLITGRTKFLLITKNIKKYEDAGFLKVYRLGPTPVDVVNGACIYTFGSSPELVDRMKFASLYREAAQQKGARSADVFHIHGVWKDLEYINLGIFLSRRFHKPLVMTLHGGFVGDPKDGGMPLKDPVIRNILEHDVAAITTYSKEILGTLQELGLGKKSYFITNFVDSPHFQNPAETAPRDPTIIYVGRLEPVQTPEIVIKAFKQAHSQYPNAKLIMVGYGRLFEHLQNLIRQLNLEGAVAMVGKQTDVRPFLWRSDVFVATNFGYIASLEAMSAGLAVIAPNFGILKETINHGFNGLLVEEHDVDQLAAALIRLIHDEPFRRTLSHNAFESVKNYDIRVIAPKMAEVYQSVSKNNHL from the coding sequence ATGAATGTTTGTCATGTGTGGGATCGGTTCTGGCCCATAGACATCGGCGGCTTAGAACGCTACATTCTATGGTTAACCAGCTACCTTGCTAAAACCCAAGCCATCAACTTTTCCCTCATAACAGGGCGAACAAAATTTCTGCTCATAACCAAAAACATCAAAAAATACGAGGACGCAGGCTTCCTCAAAGTTTACCGCCTTGGTCCAACCCCCGTCGACGTCGTTAACGGCGCCTGCATTTACACGTTTGGTTCCAGCCCGGAACTTGTGGACCGCATGAAGTTCGCCAGCCTTTACCGCGAAGCAGCCCAGCAGAAGGGCGCCCGCTCGGCTGATGTTTTCCATATTCATGGCGTATGGAAAGACCTCGAATACATCAACCTTGGCATTTTCCTGAGTCGGCGTTTTCATAAACCGTTGGTTATGACGTTGCATGGCGGCTTTGTGGGTGACCCCAAAGATGGGGGTATGCCGCTTAAGGACCCTGTCATTAGAAATATTCTTGAACATGATGTGGCGGCGATTACTACGTATTCTAAAGAAATTCTGGGTACTCTGCAGGAGTTGGGCCTAGGCAAAAAAAGCTACTTCATCACCAACTTTGTCGATTCCCCTCACTTCCAAAACCCCGCCGAAACCGCGCCCCGAGACCCCACAATAATCTATGTAGGCAGATTAGAACCCGTGCAGACCCCCGAGATAGTAATCAAAGCATTCAAACAAGCCCACAGTCAATATCCCAACGCAAAACTCATCATGGTAGGCTATGGAAGACTCTTTGAGCATCTCCAGAATTTGATACGGCAACTAAACTTGGAAGGCGCCGTAGCCATGGTGGGCAAACAAACCGATGTGCGACCCTTTCTGTGGCGGAGTGATGTTTTTGTCGCTACCAATTTTGGCTATATCGCCTCATTGGAAGCCATGTCGGCTGGGCTTGCGGTGATAGCACCGAATTTTGGCATCTTAAAAGAAACCATAAACCACGGCTTTAACGGGCTACTCGTCGAGGAGCACGACGTTGACCAGCTTGCAGCGGCTTTAATCCGCTTAATCCATGATGAACCCTTCAGACGGACACTTTCGCATAACGCGTTTGAATCCGTCAAAAACTATGACATCCGCGTGATAGCTCCCAAGATGGCGGAAGTATATCAATCCGTATCTAAAAATAATCATCTGTAG